One stretch of Rosistilla oblonga DNA includes these proteins:
- the miaB gene encoding tRNA (N6-isopentenyl adenosine(37)-C2)-methylthiotransferase MiaB, producing the protein MTKRLYIETVGCQMNVLDSEMVVANLRQHGYEVVQSTEDADVLLYNSCSVRQMAEEKIYSAVGEVKRIKEAHPDRVVGIMGCMAQKDQAKIFDRAPHVDLVIGPGQLHQIPDLIQQVRAGAGPQVMVSLGRKEGSQADIRRSHETFDPLRDPSMRPTPFQAYLRIQIGCDKFCTYCVVPMTRGPEQGRRPADILLEAQTLADQGCKEITLLGQTVNSYKYSEDGTTTRLADLLRSLHEIDGIERLKFVTNYPKDMTEDLLRTVHELPKCSPYLHVPAQSGSDEVLKRMKRGYTIADYRAMMERIHKFLPEASVSSDFIVGFCGETEEQFQMTMDLVREYRYKNSFIFQYSVREGTVANQRLEDDIPLDVKKRRNNDLLNLQNEICLEDNQRFVGETVQVLVEGPSKKAIKNGDDGPVVQMTGRTHCDRIVVFDGNRRQAGQMMDIVVREALCHTLIGTVHTKHLGPQVFQLA; encoded by the coding sequence ATGACGAAACGACTTTATATCGAAACTGTCGGCTGCCAGATGAACGTCTTGGACAGCGAGATGGTCGTTGCCAATTTGCGGCAACACGGCTACGAGGTCGTGCAATCGACCGAAGATGCCGACGTGCTGCTGTACAACAGTTGCAGCGTTCGCCAGATGGCTGAAGAGAAAATCTACAGTGCCGTCGGCGAGGTCAAACGGATCAAGGAAGCGCACCCGGATCGCGTGGTCGGCATCATGGGCTGTATGGCTCAGAAGGATCAGGCGAAGATTTTTGATCGCGCCCCGCATGTCGATCTGGTGATCGGCCCGGGCCAGCTGCATCAGATTCCCGACTTGATCCAACAGGTTCGCGCTGGCGCCGGGCCTCAGGTGATGGTCAGCCTCGGGCGTAAAGAAGGTTCGCAAGCCGACATCCGCCGCAGCCACGAGACGTTTGATCCGTTGCGCGATCCGTCGATGCGGCCGACTCCGTTTCAAGCCTATCTGCGAATCCAGATCGGTTGCGACAAATTCTGCACCTATTGCGTCGTGCCGATGACTCGCGGTCCGGAACAGGGACGCCGTCCGGCCGACATCTTGTTGGAAGCTCAAACGTTGGCCGACCAGGGCTGCAAAGAGATCACGCTGTTGGGACAGACTGTCAACAGTTACAAGTACAGCGAAGATGGCACGACGACGCGGTTGGCCGATCTGCTGCGATCGCTGCACGAGATCGACGGCATCGAGCGGTTGAAGTTCGTGACAAACTATCCCAAGGATATGACCGAAGATCTGCTGCGAACGGTTCACGAATTGCCGAAGTGTTCGCCCTATCTTCACGTTCCAGCGCAGAGCGGATCGGATGAGGTCCTGAAGCGGATGAAGCGCGGTTATACGATCGCCGATTACCGAGCGATGATGGAACGGATCCACAAGTTCCTGCCCGAAGCGTCGGTTAGCAGCGACTTTATCGTCGGCTTCTGCGGCGAGACCGAAGAGCAGTTCCAGATGACGATGGATCTGGTTCGCGAGTACCGCTACAAAAACAGCTTCATCTTCCAATACAGCGTTCGCGAGGGAACCGTCGCCAACCAGCGATTGGAGGACGACATCCCGTTGGATGTCAAGAAGCGTCGCAACAACGATTTGTTAAACCTGCAGAACGAGATCTGTCTGGAAGACAATCAACGCTTTGTCGGCGAGACGGTTCAGGTGCTGGTCGAAGGGCCGAGCAAGAAGGCGATCAAAAACGGCGACGATGGCCCCGTGGTGCAGATGACCGGGCGGACGCATTGCGACCGGATCGTTGTGTTCGATGGAAATCGCCGTCAAGCGGGACAGATGATGGACATCGTCGTTCGCGAAGCGTTGTGCCACACGCTGATTGGCACCGTCCATACGAAGCACCTTGGCCCGCAAGTTTTTCAGCTCGCTTAG
- a CDS encoding zinc-dependent peptidase, with protein MSISAIKTHSLASFCLLISLAVGLPAAAVDQPQQPATATPAQRYAARSLSGWTIQIRRELLEPENRAATDQALELLTVQLNEICRAVPSAALKQLQQVTLWFSPQYPGIPPRAEYHPSGDWLRANGRDPAMARGIEFTNIRIFAAETRRMPNFALHELAHAYHHRELPDGFQNEPLRSAFEKAKASGGYDRVERQDSEGNKRFDRAYALTNPQEYFAETTEAFFTRNDFFPFDRKELQQHDPEVCQLLTKLWGVQPTP; from the coding sequence ATGTCGATATCCGCTATCAAAACCCATTCACTGGCTAGTTTTTGCCTTCTCATCAGCCTCGCCGTCGGTCTCCCCGCCGCCGCAGTCGACCAGCCTCAGCAGCCCGCGACCGCCACGCCGGCGCAGCGGTACGCGGCGCGCAGCCTCTCCGGCTGGACGATCCAAATCCGCCGCGAACTGCTCGAACCGGAAAACCGCGCCGCGACCGATCAGGCTTTGGAACTGCTGACCGTTCAATTGAACGAGATCTGCCGCGCCGTTCCTTCGGCGGCGCTGAAACAGCTGCAACAGGTAACGCTTTGGTTTTCGCCGCAGTACCCTGGCATCCCGCCTCGCGCCGAATACCATCCCAGCGGCGATTGGTTGCGAGCCAACGGGCGCGATCCGGCGATGGCCCGCGGAATCGAATTCACCAACATCCGCATCTTCGCCGCCGAGACGCGTCGGATGCCAAACTTTGCGTTGCACGAACTCGCCCACGCCTACCACCATCGCGAACTTCCCGATGGCTTCCAAAACGAACCGCTGCGATCGGCTTTCGAAAAAGCCAAAGCGAGCGGCGGCTATGATCGCGTGGAGCGGCAAGATTCCGAAGGGAACAAACGCTTCGATCGCGCCTATGCGCTGACCAACCCGCAAGAATATTTCGCCGAGACAACCGAAGCCTTTTTCACGCGGAACGACTTCTTCCCCTTCGACCGCAAAGAACTGCAACAGCACGATCCCGAAGTCTGCCAGTTGTTGACCAAACTCTGGGGCGTGCAACCAACGCCGTAG
- a CDS encoding VWA domain-containing protein, with protein MRIGFDAPEFLWLLCLLPLFWVAAYRRRGLGVVHATVAIGLRSLVLLAIVAAIAGVQIRWHSDRVAVMYLLDQSESIDAARRREMFDFVAANVREHRHASRDDLAGVILFGREATIEVPPFSDDLPQRSQFSDGSLRTDATNLEQALQLARTAMPTDVRRRIVILTDGNQTLGQAARIADRIAADGIGIDIVPVPTQSGSDVLVEKLDMPAQIRRGQPIEARVVMTNFAAENADAPVSGRLQVTRRSGHDDQMILNQPIQLTPGKNVFPLRHTIDRAAPYTYTATFVPDDPADDARSQNNRAVAFANVRGQSRVLLIEPATEAGAWGEFADRLREENIEVVVEPSDATFSSLAQLQAYDSVILANVPRVGGDAADSLQWFNDDQIEILVRNTQQLGAGLLMIGGPDALGAGGWTGTALEKAMPVDFEIKNLKVAAVGALALVIDSSGSMDGQKMQLCKAAASEAIKMLGPSDHLGIWTFDGATREVIPMQPVAGRTHMLPMVSRITAGGGTVMYPAMERAFIGLSQTEAAVKHMIVLTDGHTTPNDFGPLTRRMKQQGITVSSVAIGKDADLALMREIASIGSGKMYHVHSPRGIPRIVMRETRRVSRPLIFEQPAGVRPQIAQDHPLIQGVGSPPPIRGYVMTTAKDSPLAQVLLSAAGPQNSQQPVLAVWQYGLGRTAVLTTDGGQRWASDWRTWDDRKKLIAQLMRWLNRPAGDAGKFTLATVVDDGQVQVVVNALDESDQYLNFLEMGASVLDPDLEPIDLRMRQTAPGRYVGSFPVDRAGNYFVHVVPEAGSAPLTTGVSVPFSAEYRIREVNRGLLEQLAAAEPRGGAAGTLAPSMASGDADPAALNPFRGGLDAIRSIQDFWPIFVLIGCCLFVGDIAVRRIRWDFSGVKRLAAKRSTKLQDADASKLQRLQTLRSIKQQAAGNAMQEPEPSAPPAASETPTVQKKPPTLGSDDAPEALSYTERLRQAKANAKR; from the coding sequence ATGCGAATCGGTTTTGATGCCCCCGAATTTTTGTGGCTGCTGTGCCTGTTGCCTCTGTTCTGGGTAGCCGCGTACCGGCGTCGCGGATTGGGCGTCGTGCATGCGACGGTTGCGATCGGTTTGCGTTCGCTGGTCCTGTTGGCGATCGTTGCGGCGATCGCGGGAGTGCAGATTCGTTGGCACAGCGACCGCGTCGCGGTGATGTATCTGTTGGACCAATCCGAGAGTATCGATGCCGCCCGGCGCCGGGAGATGTTCGATTTCGTCGCTGCCAACGTGCGCGAGCATCGCCACGCGTCGCGCGACGATCTGGCGGGAGTGATACTGTTTGGCAGAGAGGCGACGATCGAAGTCCCTCCATTCAGCGACGACCTCCCGCAGCGGTCGCAGTTCAGCGACGGATCACTTCGCACCGACGCCACGAATCTCGAACAGGCGTTGCAGTTGGCTCGGACCGCGATGCCGACCGATGTCCGCCGCCGGATCGTGATCCTCACCGATGGGAATCAGACGCTGGGACAGGCTGCGCGGATCGCCGATCGGATCGCGGCCGATGGGATTGGAATCGATATCGTTCCCGTTCCGACGCAGTCGGGCAGCGACGTGTTAGTCGAAAAGCTCGACATGCCGGCGCAGATTCGCCGCGGACAACCGATCGAAGCCCGCGTCGTGATGACCAATTTTGCCGCCGAAAATGCGGACGCTCCCGTTTCGGGACGACTGCAGGTCACGCGGCGCAGCGGACACGACGACCAGATGATCTTGAATCAACCGATCCAGCTGACGCCCGGCAAAAACGTCTTTCCATTGCGACACACGATCGATCGAGCCGCTCCTTATACGTACACGGCGACCTTCGTCCCGGACGATCCGGCGGACGACGCGCGATCGCAGAACAATCGCGCCGTGGCGTTTGCGAATGTGCGGGGGCAGAGTCGCGTGCTGCTGATCGAACCGGCGACCGAAGCTGGGGCGTGGGGCGAGTTTGCCGATCGGTTGCGGGAAGAGAATATCGAAGTCGTTGTCGAGCCGAGCGATGCGACTTTCAGTTCGCTGGCTCAACTGCAAGCTTACGATTCAGTGATCTTGGCCAACGTGCCGCGCGTCGGCGGGGATGCTGCCGATTCGCTGCAATGGTTCAACGATGATCAGATCGAGATCTTGGTGCGCAACACGCAACAACTGGGAGCGGGCTTGCTGATGATCGGTGGTCCCGATGCGTTGGGTGCCGGCGGTTGGACCGGGACGGCTCTCGAAAAAGCGATGCCTGTCGACTTTGAAATCAAGAATTTGAAAGTCGCCGCGGTCGGGGCGTTGGCACTTGTTATCGACAGCAGCGGATCGATGGATGGCCAAAAAATGCAGCTGTGCAAAGCCGCGGCGTCCGAGGCGATTAAGATGCTTGGCCCGAGCGATCACTTGGGAATCTGGACCTTCGACGGCGCGACGCGCGAAGTGATTCCGATGCAGCCGGTTGCGGGGCGGACGCACATGTTGCCGATGGTCTCGCGGATCACAGCTGGCGGCGGCACGGTGATGTATCCGGCGATGGAGCGAGCGTTTATCGGGCTGTCGCAAACCGAAGCTGCCGTGAAACATATGATCGTGCTGACCGATGGCCATACGACGCCCAACGATTTTGGCCCGCTGACGCGGCGGATGAAGCAGCAAGGGATCACCGTTTCATCGGTAGCGATCGGTAAAGATGCCGATCTCGCTTTGATGCGGGAGATCGCGTCGATTGGCAGCGGAAAGATGTACCACGTCCATTCGCCGCGTGGGATTCCGCGGATCGTGATGCGGGAGACGCGTCGGGTTTCGCGGCCCTTGATTTTCGAACAGCCAGCAGGCGTGCGGCCGCAGATCGCGCAAGACCATCCGCTGATCCAAGGCGTTGGCAGTCCGCCACCGATCCGCGGCTATGTGATGACGACGGCCAAGGATAGCCCGTTGGCTCAGGTCTTGCTGTCCGCGGCGGGACCTCAGAACAGCCAACAACCGGTGCTGGCCGTTTGGCAGTATGGACTGGGCCGAACCGCTGTCTTAACGACCGATGGCGGCCAGCGTTGGGCGAGCGATTGGCGGACCTGGGACGACCGTAAGAAATTGATCGCTCAATTGATGCGATGGCTGAATCGGCCCGCTGGCGACGCGGGGAAGTTCACGTTGGCGACCGTCGTTGACGATGGACAGGTGCAAGTTGTTGTGAACGCGTTGGATGAGAGCGATCAGTATTTGAACTTTCTGGAGATGGGAGCGTCGGTGCTCGACCCCGATCTCGAACCTATCGACTTGCGGATGCGGCAGACCGCGCCGGGACGTTACGTCGGTTCGTTTCCCGTCGATCGCGCGGGGAACTATTTTGTTCACGTCGTCCCTGAAGCAGGCTCCGCTCCGCTGACCACCGGCGTCAGCGTGCCGTTTAGCGCCGAGTACCGGATCCGCGAAGTGAATCGCGGGCTGTTGGAACAATTGGCCGCAGCGGAGCCACGCGGCGGCGCGGCGGGAACGTTGGCTCCATCGATGGCGAGCGGCGACGCAGATCCGGCGGCTTTGAACCCGTTTCGTGGCGGTTTGGATGCGATCCGTTCGATCCAAGATTTTTGGCCGATCTTCGTTCTGATCGGCTGCTGTTTGTTTGTCGGCGACATTGCGGTCCGCCGCATTCGATGGGACTTCAGCGGCGTGAAACGTCTAGCTGCCAAGCGATCCACGAAATTGCAGGACGCCGACGCGAGCAAGCTCCAGCGACTGCAAACGCTTCGCTCGATCAAACAGCAAGCGGCTGGCAACGCGATGCAGGAGCCCGAACCCTCGGCACCGCCCGCTGCTTCTGAAACGCCAACCGTTCAAAAGAAGCCCCCAACTCTCGGCAGCGACGATGCTCCCGAAGCCCTCTCATACACCGAGCGATTACGTCAAGCAAAAGCGAACGCGAAACGTTAA
- a CDS encoding sulfite reductase subunit alpha, giving the protein MANQPPRRRFAEVIGNAVVMLLLVIVALLFLRLTRGVWWIANPPSSRWWIAGGALTFYLLFCLRMLRRPAKHLQASKSLGAATAAATGEAAVDPSSIAVVYASQTGFAYELAQQTTASLNEAGKLAHLAGIEQIDRERLVRGGRLLFVASTTGEGDPPDHAYGFLEEVMGQAADLQALEYAVLALGDRTYTQFCAFGRQVDQWLRRHKARPLFDIVEVDNGDPAALQTWQTKVAETFETVAATPWQPPKLEDWQLVARQELNPGSLGGGVYHLKLQQTSHEASPVAWQAGDIAEVEPRNSRASVERWLQQAGCDGETTIEVGHESTTFAQRLARCELPDLDGVEDRNPQTLADGLKPLKPREYSIASLPSDGNLEFVLRRVVRTDGTLGICSGWLCEHLELQQSVRLRIRSNPSFHPQSVDRPMILIGNGTGIAGLRGHLKQRVAAGHAENWLLFGERSADRDFFFRDELSKLQQQGLLKRLDLAFSRDGEQRTYVQDRLSEAADELKAWVARDAAIYVCGSLAGMAPAVDAVIRETLGNKLVDQMLADGRYRRDVY; this is encoded by the coding sequence ATGGCAAACCAACCACCCCGCCGCAGATTCGCTGAAGTGATCGGCAACGCAGTCGTCATGCTGCTGTTGGTGATTGTTGCGTTGCTGTTTCTGCGGCTCACTCGCGGCGTTTGGTGGATCGCAAATCCACCCTCATCGCGGTGGTGGATTGCCGGTGGGGCGTTGACATTTTATCTGCTGTTTTGCCTGCGGATGCTCCGTCGTCCGGCGAAACATTTGCAAGCCAGCAAATCCCTCGGTGCGGCAACCGCTGCTGCGACGGGGGAAGCCGCGGTCGATCCCTCTTCGATCGCCGTGGTCTACGCCAGCCAAACGGGCTTCGCTTACGAACTGGCTCAACAGACAACCGCGTCGCTGAACGAAGCGGGCAAGTTAGCGCACCTGGCGGGGATCGAACAGATCGATCGCGAGCGATTGGTCCGTGGCGGACGTTTGTTGTTTGTCGCCAGCACGACGGGAGAAGGCGATCCGCCCGATCACGCCTATGGATTTCTCGAAGAGGTGATGGGGCAGGCGGCTGATCTGCAGGCATTGGAATATGCGGTGCTCGCCTTGGGCGATCGCACCTACACCCAGTTCTGTGCGTTTGGGCGGCAGGTCGATCAATGGTTGCGGCGGCACAAGGCGCGGCCGCTGTTCGATATCGTCGAAGTCGACAACGGCGATCCGGCGGCGCTGCAAACTTGGCAAACCAAAGTTGCCGAGACCTTTGAAACGGTTGCGGCAACGCCTTGGCAACCGCCGAAACTGGAAGACTGGCAACTGGTCGCACGCCAGGAATTGAATCCAGGCAGTCTCGGTGGCGGCGTCTATCATCTGAAATTGCAACAAACAAGCCACGAGGCGAGCCCGGTGGCTTGGCAGGCGGGAGACATCGCCGAAGTCGAGCCCCGGAATTCGCGAGCCTCGGTTGAACGTTGGCTGCAGCAAGCGGGATGCGATGGCGAGACGACGATCGAAGTCGGTCACGAGAGCACGACGTTTGCCCAGCGGTTGGCGCGGTGTGAGCTGCCGGATCTCGATGGCGTCGAAGATCGGAATCCGCAAACGCTGGCCGATGGATTGAAGCCGCTGAAGCCTCGCGAGTATTCGATCGCGTCGTTGCCAAGCGATGGCAATCTGGAATTTGTCCTCCGCCGCGTCGTGCGGACCGATGGGACGCTCGGAATTTGTAGCGGTTGGCTGTGCGAACACTTGGAATTGCAGCAGTCGGTGCGGTTGCGGATTCGCAGCAACCCGAGCTTCCATCCCCAATCGGTCGATCGGCCGATGATCTTGATCGGCAACGGGACCGGGATCGCGGGACTGCGAGGCCATCTGAAGCAACGCGTTGCCGCGGGGCATGCCGAGAACTGGCTGCTGTTTGGCGAACGCTCCGCCGATCGCGATTTCTTCTTTCGCGATGAACTCTCGAAATTGCAACAGCAAGGGCTGCTGAAACGTTTGGACCTCGCCTTCTCCCGCGACGGCGAACAGCGGACCTACGTTCAGGATCGACTGAGTGAAGCGGCTGACGAATTGAAAGCCTGGGTCGCACGCGACGCGGCGATCTACGTCTGCGGCAGCCTCGCCGGGATGGCTCCCGCAGTCGATGCCGTGATCCGCGAAACGCTTGGCAACAAGCTGGTCGACCAAATGCTCGCCGACGGCCGCTACCGCCGCGACGTCTATTAG
- a CDS encoding DUF4198 domain-containing protein, with protein MKISSFLAVALVLTLSQIASAHKVWLLPSQTSLSGNDPWVTVDAAVSNDLFYFNHFPLRLDNLVITAPDGGSAEAQNPATGKYRSVFDVQLEQEGTYRIALMNQGFFASWVEDGARKRWRGSAASFATEVPTDAENLKVTESVGRIETFVTNGAPSKEALKLTGVGIELVAATHPNDLYAGEKSQFQLLVEGKPAAGLEIEIIRGGTRYRDSQEEIIATTDENGEFTVAFEKPGMYWLSTSSQDEKGKTAQAKNRRLSYAATLEVLPQ; from the coding sequence ATGAAAATTTCGTCCTTCCTGGCTGTTGCCCTCGTTCTCACGCTGTCGCAGATTGCATCCGCTCACAAGGTGTGGTTGCTGCCATCGCAGACGTCCCTTTCGGGGAACGATCCTTGGGTCACCGTCGACGCCGCGGTGTCGAACGACCTGTTCTACTTCAACCACTTTCCACTGCGTCTCGATAACCTCGTGATCACCGCTCCCGATGGCGGTTCGGCGGAAGCTCAGAATCCCGCGACCGGCAAGTATCGCAGCGTCTTTGATGTTCAGTTGGAGCAAGAGGGAACCTACCGCATCGCGTTGATGAACCAAGGCTTTTTTGCCAGTTGGGTCGAAGATGGCGCACGCAAACGCTGGCGTGGATCGGCTGCATCGTTTGCGACCGAGGTGCCGACCGATGCCGAAAACCTGAAGGTTACCGAAAGCGTTGGACGGATCGAGACCTTCGTCACCAATGGGGCTCCGAGCAAAGAAGCGTTGAAGCTGACGGGCGTTGGAATCGAATTGGTTGCCGCGACGCATCCCAACGATTTGTATGCGGGAGAGAAGAGTCAGTTCCAATTGCTCGTCGAAGGCAAGCCCGCGGCGGGATTGGAGATCGAGATCATCCGCGGCGGAACGCGTTATCGCGATTCGCAGGAAGAGATCATCGCAACGACCGACGAGAACGGAGAGTTCACTGTCGCGTTTGAGAAGCCCGGCATGTATTGGTTGTCGACTTCTTCGCAGGACGAAAAAGGGAAGACCGCGCAAGCGAAAAACCGTCGTCTCAGCTACGCCGCGACGCTTGAAGTTTTGCCCCAGTAA
- a CDS encoding DUF2271 domain-containing protein, whose amino-acid sequence MLKRFPLLAASFALALAVPAAPATAAEIELSIEIPRLNVSEYHRPYVAAWIQTADRKQIRNLTVWYQMRDTNEGHGTKWLPDLRQWWRISGRSLDVPVDGVTGATRPVGKHSLTFTDKQPQLADLPAGEYTLIVEASREVGGRELVKIPFTWPATSPQMLDAKGKKELGEVTLSVKP is encoded by the coding sequence ATGTTGAAACGCTTTCCCCTTCTTGCCGCTTCGTTCGCCTTGGCGCTTGCCGTGCCAGCCGCGCCGGCGACGGCCGCGGAGATCGAACTGAGTATCGAAATTCCGCGACTGAACGTTTCGGAATATCACCGCCCGTATGTCGCCGCCTGGATTCAAACCGCCGACCGCAAACAGATTCGCAACCTGACGGTTTGGTATCAGATGCGCGACACGAACGAAGGGCACGGCACTAAATGGTTGCCCGACCTGCGGCAGTGGTGGCGGATCTCTGGCCGTTCATTGGACGTGCCGGTCGATGGCGTCACCGGAGCGACCCGGCCGGTCGGCAAGCACTCGCTGACCTTCACCGACAAGCAGCCTCAATTGGCCGATCTGCCGGCGGGGGAATACACCCTGATCGTCGAAGCATCGCGCGAAGTCGGAGGCCGTGAATTGGTGAAGATCCCGTTCACATGGCCTGCCACGTCGCCGCAGATGCTCGACGCCAAAGGCAAAAAAGAACTGGGTGAGGTGACCCTGTCGGTCAAACCCTAG
- a CDS encoding PepSY-associated TM helix domain-containing protein codes for MESDLPSVSQTLRRGFWLRTMIQWHWISSAVCLIGMILFSVTGITLNHASQIETVPDVEHQIIELPQEITDAIDAQTPPEKAPLPPAVATWLSDQTGIAIGSRDAEWSEDEIYLSMPGPGSDAWVSIDRFAGEVEFERTQRGWISYFNDLHKGRNTGPAWSWFIDIFAIATLVFCFTGLGLLFLHARNRRMTWPLVGLGLIVPFLLALLLIH; via the coding sequence ATCGAATCGGATCTGCCGTCGGTCAGCCAGACGCTGCGACGCGGGTTTTGGTTGCGAACGATGATCCAATGGCACTGGATCAGCTCGGCCGTCTGTCTGATCGGGATGATCTTGTTTTCGGTCACCGGGATCACGCTGAATCACGCTTCGCAGATCGAGACGGTTCCAGACGTCGAGCACCAGATCATCGAGCTGCCGCAGGAGATAACCGACGCGATCGACGCTCAGACACCTCCCGAGAAAGCTCCGCTGCCACCAGCGGTCGCGACTTGGTTGAGCGATCAAACGGGGATCGCGATCGGATCGCGCGACGCCGAATGGAGCGAGGACGAGATCTATCTATCGATGCCGGGCCCGGGGAGCGATGCGTGGGTGAGCATCGATCGGTTTGCTGGCGAAGTCGAATTCGAACGGACGCAGCGCGGCTGGATCTCGTATTTCAACGACCTGCACAAAGGCCGCAACACGGGGCCGGCGTGGAGTTGGTTCATCGACATCTTTGCGATCGCAACGCTCGTGTTTTGCTTTACCGGTTTGGGGCTATTGTTCCTGCACGCAAGAAACCGGCGGATGACGTGGCCGCTGGTCGGACTGGGGCTGATCGTTCCGTTTTTGCTCGCGCTGCTGTTGATCCACTGA
- a CDS encoding ABC transporter ATP-binding protein codes for MSQEKLAAPLSVRNATKTFRQGERAIDALKDVDLTVEHGSFVAVMGASGSGKSTLLHLMAGLTRPTDGAVFVDGQDLATLSDRKLTEYRRDHIGLVFQSFNLVPALSAADNILLPLYAAGLKQPQKSSLDALAERLGIADRLTHRPDALSGGQQQRVAIARALATDPAIVLADEPTGSLDSVTGQSICKLLRELCDQQQRTIIVVTHEPSVAIWSDRVVILKDGQIVESLSTHEYNDAQALAAHYQEILGAGEPAMASSH; via the coding sequence ATGAGCCAAGAAAAGCTAGCCGCCCCGCTGTCGGTCCGAAACGCGACCAAAACGTTTCGCCAGGGAGAGCGTGCGATCGATGCGTTGAAGGATGTCGACCTGACTGTTGAGCACGGTTCGTTTGTCGCCGTGATGGGTGCCAGTGGATCGGGCAAAAGCACGCTGTTGCACTTGATGGCGGGACTGACGCGGCCGACCGATGGAGCCGTCTTCGTCGACGGCCAGGATCTTGCGACGCTTTCGGATCGCAAGCTGACCGAATATCGTCGCGACCATATCGGATTGGTCTTCCAATCGTTCAATTTAGTTCCAGCGCTCAGCGCCGCCGACAACATCCTGCTGCCGCTGTACGCCGCTGGGCTCAAACAGCCCCAGAAAAGTTCGTTGGACGCGTTGGCGGAACGCTTGGGAATCGCCGATCGCTTGACGCACCGCCCCGATGCGCTCAGCGGCGGCCAACAGCAACGCGTCGCGATCGCGCGGGCGTTGGCAACCGATCCGGCGATCGTGCTAGCCGACGAACCGACCGGAAGCCTCGATTCGGTCACCGGTCAATCGATCTGCAAACTGCTGCGTGAATTATGCGATCAACAGCAGCGGACGATCATCGTCGTGACGCATGAACCAAGCGTGGCGATCTGGTCGGATCGCGTGGTGATCCTGAAAGATGGTCAGATCGTTGAATCGCTATCGACCCATGAATACAACGACGCCCAAGCGCTGGCAGCCCACTACCAAGAGATCTTGGGAGCGGGTGAACCAGCGATGGCGTCATCCCATTAA
- a CDS encoding DUF1559 domain-containing protein codes for MMASSQLLLPSSQTPATCSSSDPSEKRRRGFTLVELLVVIAIIGILVGLLLPAVQAAREAARRMQCGNNMKQLGLALHNYASTYNEAFPNNGWSYPGGYPNDFSPFAKLLPFIEQENLQDLIDFDLYMGHPALADLPLALQAAAGTRVPTFECPSDVGADVHPLTMPSGTTIQIAGTSYAMNQGSGLDGVFHPGNGTPSDGLCWIGAKIRFRDIVDGTSNTIVFAETTIGTGIDIASPTPVQDPRAYRASATSGVNAAMADAADAGGLAGVQSFIASWKGDRNHYWLRGSVPNGPVMNGRLTPNSEVPDMTYGSSKMTAARSYHPGIAVLSLADGSVRNASDTIDRAVWHASWTRHGGEVKTVASQ; via the coding sequence ATGATGGCATCGAGCCAACTTCTGCTTCCCTCTTCCCAAACTCCCGCCACATGTTCGTCCAGTGATCCCAGCGAGAAACGACGACGCGGGTTCACGCTTGTCGAACTGTTAGTTGTGATCGCAATCATCGGGATCCTGGTCGGATTATTGTTGCCCGCCGTGCAAGCGGCTCGCGAAGCAGCGCGACGGATGCAATGCGGCAACAACATGAAGCAGCTCGGGTTGGCGCTTCACAACTACGCTTCGACCTATAACGAAGCCTTCCCCAACAACGGCTGGTCCTATCCCGGCGGATACCCCAACGACTTCTCACCCTTTGCGAAACTGCTCCCCTTCATTGAGCAGGAAAACCTGCAAGACCTGATCGATTTCGACCTCTACATGGGACACCCGGCACTGGCCGACTTGCCGTTGGCGCTGCAAGCCGCCGCGGGAACGCGGGTTCCGACGTTCGAATGCCCCAGCGATGTTGGAGCCGATGTGCACCCATTGACCATGCCCTCGGGAACAACGATCCAAATCGCGGGGACAAGTTATGCGATGAATCAAGGGAGTGGACTCGACGGCGTGTTCCATCCTGGCAACGGCACGCCGTCGGACGGGTTGTGCTGGATCGGTGCGAAGATTCGCTTTCGCGACATCGTCGATGGAACTAGCAACACGATCGTGTTTGCCGAGACGACGATCGGGACGGGGATCGACATCGCATCGCCTACGCCCGTGCAGGATCCGCGTGCCTATCGCGCCTCGGCAACGTCGGGCGTCAACGCTGCGATGGCAGATGCCGCCGATGCCGGAGGACTAGCGGGGGTTCAGTCATTTATCGCATCGTGGAAGGGAGATCGGAATCACTATTGGTTGCGTGGCAGCGTCCCCAATGGCCCGGTGATGAACGGACGCTTGACGCCGAACAGCGAAGTTCCCGACATGACCTACGGCTCTTCAAAAATGACAGCCGCCCGCAGCTACCATCCCGGCATCGCTGTGCTCAGCCTAGCCGATGGCAGCGTCCGCAATGCCAGCGATACGATCGATCGCGCCGTCTGGCACGCCAGCTGGACGCGTCACGGCGGCGAAGTGAAGACCGTTGCGTCGCAATAG